The following are encoded together in the Triticum dicoccoides isolate Atlit2015 ecotype Zavitan chromosome 6B, WEW_v2.0, whole genome shotgun sequence genome:
- the LOC119323169 gene encoding glutamate receptor 2.8-like produces the protein MVRALRPSSLVGPSFFYALLLLVVAALVGQHPAGPLRVATAQSVSALAPVPVRVGVILDWATKASSAVSLRRRTGIQMAVEDYYAAHPGSATRVELHFGDSKGDVVGAASAALDLIKNAQVQAIIGPKTSAEAEFVAHIGSRAHVPVLSYSATSPSLSPAQTPYFVRTAAKDSLQATPVATVLAHFGWRAAVVLHEDSPYGTGILPALADALQSVDSAAIVERVAVPSGAHDNALDALLYRLKAMPTRVFVVHANFRLATRLFRRAEEAGMMSDGYAWVVTDGVGSLVDRLSPEDVDAMQGVVSLRPHVELTSQVKNFSARFRARFRRDNPASDDDVINDPTVTRLWSYDTAWAIAAAAEAASVPGPAFQTPQRSRALTDLDRLGVSATGAALLRAVVNTTFDGMAGRFKLVNGQLQVAAYEVVNIIGNGARTVGFWTPESGILRDLNNGGGKAARQLKLILWPGEALSKPRGWTESPNGRVLNVAVPMKNGFKQFVDVVGEKNSTTPKVTGYCIDVFEAVMKNLPYPVNYRYVPFPRSPDSYEKLVDQVSGGEADIAVGDVTITASRMHEADFTMPFTESGWAMVVATRPDTSASMWIFLQPLTTSLWLASLAFFCFTGFVVWVIEHRVNPEFRGTPSQQFGLIFYFSFSTLVFAHKEKLESNLSRLVVIIWVFVVLILTSSYTASLTSMLTVQQLRPTVTDVKELQRRGQHIGYQEGSFIEPLLTKMGFDGRKMKKYSTLEQYADALSKGSANGGVDAVFDEIPYLKLFLSQHCDGYMQVGPVYKTDGFGFVFPRGSPMVGDVSREILRLAEGDQMARIEKAWFGEPGTCRDALGGIGGGDGSSNLSFRSFGGLFLITGVVSSLMLLLYVAIFMYRERDELREAEAEAKAEAGSGSVPVRRLRVLLQHYDKRDIKSPTFRTWNDDSVRNGSDYAGRTPRWSGGDASLTPRAGGEEHAMGRASPLSVDISSEMNAGSSPEGTPVSEISESFEQRMEGAAAAVEMTRPTVSQLQ, from the exons ATGGTGCGCGCGCTCCGGCCTTCTTCCCTCGTCGGCCCGTCCTTCTTCTACGCTCTGCTGCTGCTCGTGGTGGCCGCGCTCGTCGGGCAGCACCCAGCGGGCCCGCTGCGGGTGGCGACGGCGCAGAGCGTGTCGGCGCTGGCGCCGGTGCCGGTGCGCGTCGGGGTGATCCTGGACTGGGCGACCAAGGCGTCGTCGGCGGTGTCgctgcggcggcggaccggcattCAGATGGCGGTGGAGGACTACTACGCGGCGCACCCGGGGTCGGCCACCAGGGTGGAGCTCCATTTCGGGGACTCCAAAGGGGACGTCGTCGGCGCCGCTTCCGCCG CGTTGGACCTGATCAAGAACGCGCAGGTGCAGGCCATCATCGGGCCCAAGACATCAGCAGAGGCAGAGTTTGTGGCACATATCGGCAGCCGCGCTCACGTCCCCGTGCTCTCCTACTCCGCCACGTCCCCGTCCCTCTCCCCGGCGCAGACGCCCTACTTCGTGCGCACCGCCGCCAAAGACTCCTTGCAGGCCACCCCCGTCGCCACTGTCCTAGCACACTTCGGATGGCGCGCGGCCGTCGTCCTGCACGAGGACTCGCCCTACGGCACCGGCATCCTCCCGGCGCTCGCCGACGCGCTCCAGAGCGTCGACAGCGCGGCGATCGTGGAACGCGTGGCCGTGCCGAGCGGCGCGCACGACAACGCCCTCGACGCGCTCCTCTACCGCCTCAAGGCGATGCCGACGCGCGTGTTCGTCGTGCATGCCAATTTCCGCCTGGCCACGCGGCTCTTCCGGCGAGCGGAGGAGGCCGGGATGATGTCCGATGGCTACGCCTGGGTCGTCACAGATGGCGTCGGAAGCCTCGTGGACAGGCTCAGCCCCGAGGACGTCGACGCCATGCAAGGCGTCGTCAGCCTCCGGCCTCACGTGGAGCTCACGAGCCAGGTGAAGAACTTCTCGGCGCGGTTCAGGGCGAGGTTCCGACGAGACAACCCGGCCTCCGACGACGACGTGATCAATGACCCGACCGTGACGAGGCTCTGGTCGTACGACACGGCGTGGGCGATCGCGGCGGCAGCCGAGGCGGCGAGTGTCCCCGGCCCGGCATTTCAGACGCCGCAGCGTAGCAGGGCCCTTACAGACCTGGACCGGCTCGGCGTGTCGGCCACCGGAGCAGCGCTTCTCAGAGCGGTGGTCAACACAACGTTCGACGGGATGGCCGGCAGGTTCAAGCTTGTGAACGGGCAGCTGCAGgtggcggcgtacgaggtcgtgaaCATCATCGGGAACGGCGCCAGGACGGTGGGGTTTTGGACGCCGGAGTCCGGCATCCTGCGGGACCTGAACAACGGTGGCGGCAAGGCTGCGCGGCAGCTGAAACTCATCCTCTGGCCGGGCGAGGCGCTGTCCAAGCCGAGAGGCTGGACCGAGTCGCCGAACGGACGGGTGCTCAACGTCGCCGTGCCGATGAAGAACGGGTTCAAGCAGTTCGTGGACGTCGTCGGGGAGAAGAACTCGACGACGCCGAAGGTCACCGGGTACTGCATCGACGTGTTCGAAGCGGTGATGAAGAACCTGCCGTACCCGGTGAACTACCGGTACGTGCCGTTCCCCCGAAGCCCGGATTCCTACGAGAAGCTGGTGGACCAGGTGAGCGGCGGGGAGGCAGACATTGCGGTCGGGGACGTGACGATCACGGCGAGCAGGATGCACGAGGCGGACTTCACGATGCCGTTCACGGAGTCCGGGTGGGCGATGGTTGTGGCGACGCGGCCGGACACGAGCGCCAGCATGTGGATCTTCCTGCAGCCGCTCACCACCAGCCTCTGGCTCGCCAGCCTCGCCTTCTTCTGCTTCACCGGCTTCGTGGTGTGGGTCATCGAGCACCGCGTCAACCCGGAGTTCCGCGGCACGCCGTCGCAGCAGTTCGGCCTCATCTTCTACTTCTCCTTCTCAACGCTCGTCTTCGCACACA AGGAGAAGCTGGAGAGCAACCTGTCGAGGTTGGTGGTGATCATATGGGTGTTCGTGGTGCTGATCCTGACGTCAAGCTACACGGCGAGCCTGACGTCGATGCTGACGGTCCAGCAGCTCCGGCCGACGGTGACCGACGTGAAGGAGCTGCAGAGGCGCGGCCAACACATCGGGTACCAGGAGGGGAGCTTCATCGAGCCCTTACTCACGAAGATGGGCTTCGacgggaggaagatgaagaagtacAGCACGCTGGAGCAGTACGCCGACGCGCTGTCCAAGGGCTCGGCGAACGGCGGCGTGGACGCGGTGTTCGACGAGATCCCGTACCTGAAGCTGTTCCTGTCGCAGCACTGCGACGGGTACATGCAGGTGGGGCCCGTCTACAAGACCGACGGCTTCGGGTTCGTGTTCCCGCGCGGGTCGCCCATGGTGGGCGACGTGTCGCGGGAGATCCTGAGGCTGGCGGAGGGCGACCAGATGGCGCGGATAGAGAAGGCGTGGTTCGGCGAGCCCGGCACGTGCCGGGACGCGCTGGGCGgcatcggcggcggcgacggctcgtCCAACCTCAGCTTCCGGAGCTTCGGCGGGCTGTTCCTCATCACCGGCGTCGTCTCCAGCCTCATGCTGCTGCTTTACGTCGCCATCTTCATGTACCGCGAGCGCGACGAGCTccgggaggcggaggcggaggccaaggccgAGGCCGGCTCCGGGAGCGTGCCCGTGCGGAGGCTGCGCGTATTGCTGCAGCACTACGACAAGAGGGACATCAAGTCCCCCACCTTCAGGACGTGGAACGACGACTCCGTCAGGAACGGCAGCGACTACGCGGGCAGGACGCCGAGATGGAGCGGCGGCGACGCGAGCCTGACGCCGAGGGCCGGTGGGGAGGAACACGCCATGGGACGGGCGAGCCCGCTGAGCGTGGACATCAGCTCGGAGATGAATGCTGGCTCTTCGCCGGAGGGGACGCCGGTGTCGGAGATCAGTGAATCATTTGAGCAGAGGATGGAGGGGGCAGCAGCCGCCGTGGAGATGACAAGGCCAACTGTCTCCCAACTGCAGTAA
- the LOC119323170 gene encoding diacylglycerol kinase 7-like: MERAEAEVGMAGNGDAVHTPHSAPPTAPSARVSIWESVRACGVWGRDVDKAELRRRVVMPLYARRAVAAAVAEKDEAAGVAAAAAARDEGGEDGEEGLEVVTPMVVFVNSKSGGRHGPELKVRLHELISKEQVFDLSSVKPSDFVRYGLGCLERLADQGDNCAKDIRANLRIMVAGGDGTVGWVLGCLQELNKLKREPVPPTGIIPLGTGNDLARSFGWGGSFPFGWRSAVKRYLNKAVSASVVHLDSWQAVIRMPEGEITELPHALKKAEPADQLEFSKASGSELTEKASCYKGVFYNYLSIGMDAQVAYGFHHLRDEKPYLAQGPVANKLIYAGYSCTQGWFCTPCTASPQLRGLRNILRLYIKRANCSEWEQIQMPSSVRSLVVLNLYNYGSGRHPWGDLKPDYLEKKGFVEAHSDDGLIEIFGLKEGWHASFVMAELIKAKHIAQAAAIKFEMRGGEWDRAYVQMDGEPWKQPLIQDQSTILEINKVPYHSRMINGDS, encoded by the exons ATGGAgcgggcggaggcggaggtgggGATGGCCGGCAACGGCGACGCCGTCCACACGCCCCACTCGGCGCCGCCGACGGCGCCGTCGGCGCGGGTGTCGATCTGGGAGTCGGTGCGCGCGTGCGGGGTGTGGGGCCGGGACGTCGACAAGGCCGAGCTGCGGCGCCGCGTCGTCATGCCGCTCTACGCGCGCCGTGCcgtggccgccgccgtcgccgagaaGGACGAGGCCGCCGGCGTGGCGGCCGCCGCGGCGGCGAGGGACGAGGGAGGGGAAGACGGGGAGGAAGGATTGGAGGTGGTGACGCCGATGGTCGTGTTCGTCAACTCCAAGAGCGGCGGGCGCCACGGGCCCGAGCTCAAGGTGCGCCTGCACGAGCTCATCAGCAAGGAGCAG GTCTTCGATCTTTCTTCTGTGAAGCCTTCTGATTTTGTTCGCTATGGTTTGGGTTGTTTGGAGAGGTTGGCTGATCAAGGTGATAACTGTGCAAAGGACATCCGTGCAAATTTGAGGATTATG GTTGCTGGAGGTGATGGCACTGTTGGTTGGGTACTTGGATGTCTCCAAGAACTTAATAAGTTGAAAAGGGAACCAGTTCCCCCCACAGGAATCATTCCACTTGGGACAGGAAACGACCTTGCTAGATCATTTGGATGG GGTGGCTCTTTTCCCTTTGGCTGGCGTTCAGCTGTAAAGCGATATCTCAACAAGGCAGTGTCTGCTTCGGTCGTCCATCTTGACAG TTGGCAGGCTGTGATTAGGATGCCAGAGGGAGAAATAACAGAGTTGCCACATGCACTTAAGAAAGCGGAACCTGCCGATCAGCTGGAGTTCAGCAAG GCAAGTGGCAGTGAGTTAACAGAAAAAGCTTCTTGCTATAAAGGAGTATTCTACAACTACCTTAGCATTG GGATGGATGCCCAAGTTGCATATGGCTTCCACCATCTACGAGATGAAAAGCCATATCTTGCTCAAGGACCAGTTGCAAATAAG TTGATTTATGCTGGATATAGCTGCACGCAGGGATGGTTCTGTACTCCTTGTACAGCAAGTCCTCAGCTAAG GGGACTTCGGAACATTTTGCGGCTTTACATTAAAAGGGCAAATTGTTCTGAATGGGAGCAAATTCAAATGCCTTCAAG TGTTAGATCACTAGTGGTCTTAAATCTGTACAACTACGGCAGTGGAAGGCATCCATGGGGTGATCTTAAACCAGATTATCTTGAAAAG AAAGGTTTTGTTGAAGCTCATTCAGATGACGGTTTGATTGAAATATTTGGTCTGAAAGAAGGTTGGCATGCTTCATTCGTTATGGCTGAGCTTATCAAAGCAAAGCACATTGCTCAG GCTGCAGCTATCAAGTTTGAAATGAGGGGAGGCGAGTGGGATCGAGCATATGTTCAAATGGATGGCGAGCCATGGAAACAACCACTCATCCAGGACCAGTCGACAATTCTGGAAATAAACAAGGTTCCCTATCACTCCCGGATGATAAACGGGGATTCATGA